In Thioalkalivibrio paradoxus ARh 1, the following are encoded in one genomic region:
- a CDS encoding YggS family pyridoxal phosphate-dependent enzyme translates to MAQLETCWNEVHRRIDKTCRQAGRDPSSVRLIAVSKTRTVPEITALHALGQQRFGENYVQEFVAKWEALALPALEPPLEWHFIGALQRNKTRAVAERADWVHGIDRLNIAQRLSKQRPDSHPPLQVCLQVNLSGEPGKAGVAEADLEPLAAAVAELPGLRLRGLMTLPAPSTDPAEQRRPFRRLRELHDRLNTRGHRLDTLSMGMSGDLEAAILEGATLVRVGTALFGPRNAQGTQA, encoded by the coding sequence ATGGCGCAACTGGAAACGTGCTGGAACGAAGTGCACCGGCGGATCGACAAGACCTGCCGGCAAGCGGGCCGGGATCCGAGCTCGGTACGGCTGATCGCGGTCAGCAAGACACGAACGGTACCGGAGATCACGGCATTGCACGCACTGGGGCAGCAGCGCTTTGGCGAGAACTACGTACAGGAGTTCGTGGCAAAATGGGAGGCACTCGCGCTTCCAGCACTCGAGCCGCCATTGGAATGGCATTTCATCGGAGCCCTGCAGCGCAACAAGACCCGGGCGGTCGCAGAACGCGCCGACTGGGTCCATGGCATCGACCGTCTCAACATCGCCCAGCGCCTGTCAAAACAGCGGCCGGACAGCCACCCCCCGCTACAGGTCTGCCTGCAGGTGAACCTGAGTGGCGAACCTGGCAAGGCCGGGGTCGCCGAAGCCGATCTGGAGCCGCTTGCGGCGGCGGTCGCGGAACTCCCCGGCCTCCGACTGCGGGGCCTGATGACGCTGCCGGCTCCCAGCACCGATCCGGCCGAACAGCGGCGACCGTTTCGCCGCCTGCGGGAGCTGCACGATCGGCTGAACACCCGGGGGCATCGGCTGGACACCTTGTCGATGGGCATGTCGGGCGATCTGGAGGCCGCGATCCTCGAAGGCGCGACGCTCGTCCGCGTCGGAACCGCACTCTTTGGCCCACGCAACGCGCAGGGAACACAAGCATGA
- a CDS encoding PilT/PilU family type 4a pilus ATPase codes for MSTPQIEPYLKLMAQKSASDLFFITGAPICIKVDGRVRPLSQTPLEPGQVEKIAREIMTTTQQERLDSQHSSNFGVSRAGLGRYRINVYRQRGEVAMVIRFIRLAIPTMQDLGLPDVLKTFAMHRNGLVLIVGATGTGKSTTLATMIDHRAREETGHILTVEDPIEFLFSHRRALVGQREVGIDTPSYELALQDGMREAPDVIMVGEVRSRETMRAALTYADTGHLVLTTLHATSANQAMDRLINMFPEDFRGQILADLSLNLRAIVAQRLLQTPQGGRVAALEILVNTPYVSELIREDKIGEIKEAMTKGAKDGMRTFDQALFQLYKEGKVELEEALSKADSRADLEWRLNFGGGVGSLEGEADEEFRLPEDTQR; via the coding sequence ATGAGCACCCCTCAGATCGAACCCTACCTGAAGCTGATGGCGCAGAAGAGCGCGTCGGATCTGTTCTTCATCACCGGCGCGCCGATCTGTATCAAGGTCGACGGTCGGGTGCGGCCACTCTCCCAGACCCCGCTCGAGCCCGGGCAGGTGGAGAAGATCGCGCGCGAGATCATGACCACGACCCAGCAGGAACGCCTGGACTCGCAGCATTCCTCGAACTTCGGCGTATCGCGCGCCGGGCTTGGCCGCTACCGCATCAACGTCTACCGCCAGCGCGGCGAGGTCGCGATGGTGATCCGCTTCATCCGGCTGGCCATCCCGACGATGCAGGACCTTGGTCTGCCCGACGTGCTGAAAACGTTTGCGATGCACCGCAATGGCCTAGTGCTGATCGTCGGGGCTACCGGAACCGGCAAGTCCACCACGCTCGCGACGATGATCGACCACCGCGCGCGCGAGGAAACCGGCCACATCCTGACGGTGGAGGACCCGATCGAGTTCCTCTTCTCGCACCGCCGGGCCCTGGTCGGCCAGCGCGAGGTCGGGATCGACACGCCCAGCTACGAACTCGCGCTGCAGGACGGGATGCGCGAAGCCCCGGACGTGATCATGGTCGGCGAGGTTCGCAGCCGCGAAACCATGCGTGCGGCGCTGACGTATGCGGATACCGGGCACCTGGTGCTGACGACGCTGCACGCGACCAGCGCCAACCAGGCGATGGACCGGCTGATCAACATGTTTCCCGAAGACTTCCGCGGTCAGATCCTGGCCGACCTGTCGCTGAACCTGCGTGCGATCGTCGCGCAGCGGCTGCTGCAGACCCCGCAGGGCGGCCGGGTCGCGGCCCTGGAGATCCTGGTGAACACGCCCTATGTGTCGGAGCTGATCCGCGAGGACAAGATCGGCGAGATCAAGGAGGCGATGACGAAGGGTGCGAAGGACGGGATGCGCACCTTCGACCAGGCCCTGTTCCAGCTCTACAAGGAAGGCAAGGTCGAGCTCGAGGAAGCGCTGTCGAAGGCCGATTCCCGGGCCGATCTCGAGTGGCGTCTCAATTTCGGCGGTGGAGTCGGCAGCCTGGAGGGCGAGGCCGACGAGGAGTTCAGGCTGCCGGAGGACACGCAGCGCTGA
- a CDS encoding aspartate carbamoyltransferase catalytic subunit, which produces MNPAAAPAERLPLPGPLPNALQLTADGKLRHLLTVEGLSRELLTEILDNAESFANMNEKAVKKVPLLRGKTVVNLFFEASTRTRTTFELAAKRLSADVLNINVSTSAAVKGESLLDTLRNLEAMNVDMFVVRHQQSGAAHFMARHVEPGISVLNAGDGRHAHPTQALLDMFTIRRFKGDFTRLKVAIVGDILHSRVARSQIHALNILQTGEVRVVAPRSLLPAHVADLGVHVFHNLEQGLRDVDVVIMLRLQRERMEHAHLPSEHEYFQLFGLTRRRLHLATPGCLVMHPGPANRGVEIDSAVADGAQSVILQQVTFGIAVRMAVMSMVMGVRSA; this is translated from the coding sequence TTGAACCCAGCCGCCGCACCGGCCGAACGCCTGCCACTGCCCGGTCCGCTGCCCAACGCACTGCAGCTGACCGCCGACGGCAAGCTGCGCCACCTGCTGACCGTGGAGGGGTTGAGTCGGGAGCTGCTCACCGAGATTCTCGACAACGCCGAGTCGTTCGCGAACATGAACGAGAAGGCGGTGAAGAAGGTGCCGCTGCTGCGGGGCAAAACCGTCGTCAACCTGTTCTTCGAGGCCAGCACCCGCACCCGCACCACCTTCGAACTGGCGGCGAAACGGCTCTCGGCCGACGTGCTGAACATCAACGTCAGCACCTCCGCCGCGGTCAAGGGCGAGAGCCTGCTGGATACGCTGCGCAACCTCGAGGCGATGAACGTGGACATGTTCGTGGTGCGGCACCAGCAGAGCGGTGCCGCCCATTTCATGGCCCGCCACGTCGAGCCTGGCATCAGTGTGCTGAACGCCGGCGACGGCCGCCATGCCCACCCGACGCAGGCCTTGCTGGACATGTTCACGATCCGCCGCTTCAAGGGCGATTTCACCCGGCTCAAGGTTGCGATCGTCGGCGATATCCTGCACTCGCGAGTCGCCCGCTCGCAGATCCACGCGCTGAACATTCTGCAGACGGGCGAGGTACGGGTCGTCGCGCCGCGCTCGCTGCTCCCGGCGCATGTCGCAGACCTGGGAGTCCACGTGTTCCACAATCTGGAACAGGGCCTGCGCGACGTCGACGTGGTGATCATGCTGCGCCTCCAGCGCGAGCGCATGGAACACGCGCACCTGCCTTCCGAGCACGAGTACTTCCAGCTGTTCGGCCTGACTCGGAGGCGGCTGCACCTCGCGACGCCCGGCTGTCTGGTGATGCACCCGGGGCCCGCCAACCGGGGGGTCGAGATCGACTCCGCGGTGGCCGACGGCGCCCAGTCGGTGATTCTGCAGCAGGTCACGTTCGGCATCGCGGTGCGTATGGCGGTGATGTCGATGGTGATGGGAGTCCGCAGCGCATGA
- a CDS encoding dihydroorotase — MSVLVEQARILDPASGFDAVAPLCVQGSEILAVGTIPEGFEPRRRIDARGRWLFPGLVDLAAHLREPGEEHKATIASETLAAARGGITTLVMPPDTDPPVDSPAEVELISRRAEQACGVRVLTIGALTRGLQGEQLAEMAALKRAGVVAVGNAGRSLSSPLVLRRALEYAATFDLMVALSAQDTALAGSGCVHEGAVSTRLGLPGIPEAAETAALGTILALVEQTGARVHIQRLSTRRAAEMIAKARADGLPVSADVAAHQLFLTEIDVADFNPLCHVNPPLRTQRDREALREAVARGDVAAICSDHQPHESDSKLGPFAETRPGISALETLLPLTLRLAEEGLMELSDALARVTIGPAAILGASCGRLAAGSRADFVLFDPEALTHIRPETWLSAGANTPFFGWTFSGRVIETWVSGRPAWTTPVDEAA, encoded by the coding sequence ATGAGCGTCCTGGTCGAGCAAGCCCGGATTCTCGACCCGGCCAGCGGCTTCGACGCGGTGGCCCCGCTGTGCGTTCAGGGCAGCGAGATCCTGGCCGTCGGCACGATTCCCGAGGGCTTCGAACCCCGGCGCCGGATCGACGCGCGGGGACGCTGGCTGTTCCCCGGCCTGGTCGATCTGGCCGCGCACCTGCGCGAACCCGGCGAGGAGCACAAAGCGACCATCGCCAGCGAGACGCTCGCGGCCGCGCGCGGCGGAATCACCACGCTGGTGATGCCGCCGGACACCGACCCGCCAGTGGACTCGCCTGCCGAGGTCGAGCTGATCTCCCGACGCGCCGAGCAGGCCTGCGGCGTGCGCGTACTGACCATCGGCGCGCTGACCCGGGGCCTCCAGGGCGAGCAGCTCGCCGAAATGGCCGCACTGAAGCGCGCGGGCGTGGTCGCGGTGGGCAATGCCGGACGCTCGCTTTCCAGCCCGCTGGTGCTGCGCAGGGCGCTGGAATATGCCGCGACCTTCGACCTGATGGTCGCGTTGTCGGCCCAGGACACAGCGCTGGCCGGATCGGGTTGCGTCCACGAGGGTGCGGTGTCGACGCGCCTGGGGCTGCCCGGCATCCCCGAGGCCGCCGAGACCGCGGCACTGGGGACGATCCTCGCGCTGGTGGAGCAAACGGGTGCGCGCGTGCACATCCAGCGGCTGTCGACCCGGCGCGCCGCGGAAATGATCGCCAAGGCACGCGCCGACGGGCTGCCGGTATCGGCCGATGTCGCGGCGCACCAGTTGTTCCTGACCGAGATCGACGTGGCCGACTTCAATCCGCTGTGCCACGTGAATCCTCCGCTACGGACCCAGCGTGACCGCGAGGCCCTGCGCGAGGCGGTCGCGCGCGGCGACGTCGCGGCGATCTGCTCGGATCATCAGCCGCACGAGAGCGACAGCAAGCTCGGTCCGTTCGCCGAGACCCGGCCGGGCATCAGCGCACTGGAAACGCTGCTGCCGCTGACCCTGCGCCTGGCCGAAGAAGGCCTGATGGAACTGTCCGACGCGCTGGCTCGGGTCACCATCGGGCCGGCCGCGATCCTGGGCGCTTCCTGCGGGCGGCTCGCGGCCGGCAGTCGCGCGGACTTCGTGCTGTTCGACCCCGAGGCACTGACCCACATCCGTCCGGAAACCTGGCTCAGCGCCGGCGCCAACACGCCGTTCTTCGGCTGGACTTTCTCCGGACGCGTGATCGAGACCTGGGTGTCCGGGCGCCCGGCCTGGACGACCCCGGTGGACGAGGCGGCCTGA
- a CDS encoding PilT/PilU family type 4a pilus ATPase produces the protein MDRDKAIRYMHDLLRTMVGRGGSDLFITVGMPPAAKINGLVQPMTDQNLTSAHTQVLVRSMMNDKQSAEFDRTHECNFAIALEGVSRFRVSAFTQRGNVGMVLRTIQGKIPSFEEINMPPQLKDIAMTRRGLVIFVGATSSGKSTSLAAMIGYRNHHSADHIITIEDPIEFVHAHDKSIVTQREVGVDTESYEIALKNTLRQAPDVILIGEIRDRATMDYGIAFAETGHLCLSTLHANNTNQALDRIINFFPEERRPQLLMDLSLNLKAVVSQRLIRTQDGEGRVPAVEIMINTPLMSDLILKGAVHEMKDLIARSREQGMQTFDQALFDLYEAGKISYQEAIRNADSMNDLRLRVKLDSKRAQREEEPDVMDDLSGLSVADKVDDFVAR, from the coding sequence ATGGATCGTGACAAGGCCATACGTTACATGCACGACCTGTTGCGGACGATGGTGGGCCGTGGCGGGTCGGATCTGTTCATCACGGTAGGCATGCCGCCTGCGGCCAAGATCAATGGTCTGGTGCAGCCGATGACGGACCAGAACCTGACCTCGGCGCATACGCAGGTGCTGGTGCGCTCGATGATGAACGATAAGCAGTCAGCCGAGTTCGACCGCACCCATGAGTGCAATTTCGCGATCGCCCTCGAGGGGGTGTCGCGTTTTCGCGTCAGCGCTTTTACCCAACGCGGGAACGTCGGCATGGTGCTGCGCACGATCCAGGGCAAGATCCCGAGCTTCGAAGAGATCAACATGCCGCCGCAGCTGAAGGATATCGCGATGACCCGGCGCGGGCTGGTGATCTTCGTCGGCGCGACCTCGTCCGGCAAATCGACCTCGCTGGCTGCGATGATCGGCTACCGCAACCATCACTCGGCCGATCACATCATCACCATCGAGGATCCGATCGAGTTCGTGCATGCGCACGACAAGAGCATCGTGACCCAGCGCGAGGTCGGAGTGGATACCGAAAGCTACGAGATCGCGCTGAAGAACACGCTGCGCCAGGCGCCCGACGTGATCCTGATCGGCGAAATCCGCGACCGGGCCACGATGGACTACGGCATCGCGTTCGCCGAGACGGGGCACCTCTGCCTGTCCACACTGCACGCGAACAACACCAACCAGGCGCTGGATCGGATCATCAACTTCTTCCCCGAGGAGCGCCGGCCACAGTTGCTGATGGATTTGTCGCTTAACCTGAAGGCCGTGGTGTCGCAGCGCCTGATCCGGACCCAGGACGGCGAAGGGCGGGTGCCGGCGGTCGAGATCATGATCAATACACCGCTGATGTCCGACCTGATCCTGAAGGGGGCGGTGCACGAGATGAAGGATCTGATTGCGCGTTCGCGCGAGCAGGGCATGCAGACCTTCGACCAGGCGCTGTTCGATCTCTACGAGGCGGGCAAGATCAGTTATCAGGAGGCCATCCGCAACGCGGATTCGATGAACGACCTGCGCCTGCGGGTGAAGCTCGACAGCAAGCGGGCGCAGCGCGAGGAGGAGCCCGACGTGATGGACGATCTCTCCGGTCTGTCGGTGGCGGACAAGGTCGACGATTTCGTCGCGCGTTGA
- a CDS encoding type IV pilus twitching motility protein PilT, with protein sequence MDITQLLSFAVKNGASDLHISAGMPPLVRIDGDMRRVNVPAMDHKQVQALIYDIMNDRQRKDYEEFWETDFSFELKGLARFRVNAFNQDRGAAAVFRTIPSKVLTLEDLGAPRVFEKISDYPRGIVLVTGPTGSGKSTTLAAMVNHKNDNEYGHILTIEDPIEFVHESKKCLVNQREVHRDTHGFSEALRSALREDPDTILVGELRDLETIRLALTAAETGHLVFGTLHTSSAAKTIDRVVDVFPAAEKDMVRAMLSESLRAVISQTLLKRVGGGRIAAHEIMLGTPAIRNLIRENKIAQMYSTIQTSANLGMQTLDQCLKDMLAEGTITREDARRRAVNADAL encoded by the coding sequence ATGGACATTACCCAGTTGCTTTCCTTCGCGGTCAAGAACGGCGCATCGGACCTGCATATCTCGGCCGGCATGCCCCCGCTGGTCCGCATCGATGGTGACATGCGCCGGGTCAACGTGCCCGCGATGGACCACAAGCAGGTCCAGGCGCTGATCTACGACATCATGAACGATCGTCAGCGCAAGGACTACGAGGAGTTCTGGGAAACCGATTTCTCGTTCGAGCTGAAGGGGCTTGCGCGGTTCCGGGTCAATGCCTTCAACCAGGATCGGGGCGCGGCGGCCGTGTTCCGCACCATCCCGTCCAAGGTGCTGACGCTGGAAGACCTCGGTGCGCCGCGGGTGTTCGAGAAGATTTCCGACTATCCGCGCGGCATCGTGCTGGTGACCGGGCCGACCGGGTCCGGCAAGTCGACCACGCTCGCGGCAATGGTCAACCACAAGAACGACAACGAGTACGGCCACATCCTCACGATCGAGGACCCGATCGAATTCGTACACGAATCCAAGAAATGCCTGGTGAACCAGCGCGAGGTTCACCGCGACACGCATGGCTTCAGCGAAGCGCTGCGCTCGGCGCTGCGCGAGGATCCGGACACGATCCTGGTCGGCGAGCTGCGCGATCTCGAAACCATTCGGCTGGCGCTGACCGCGGCGGAAACCGGGCACTTGGTGTTTGGAACGCTGCACACCAGTTCTGCGGCCAAGACCATCGACCGGGTCGTCGACGTCTTCCCGGCGGCGGAAAAGGACATGGTGCGCGCGATGCTGTCGGAATCGCTGCGCGCGGTGATCTCGCAAACGCTGCTGAAGCGCGTGGGCGGTGGCCGGATCGCCGCGCACGAGATCATGCTGGGGACGCCGGCGATCCGTAACCTGATCCGCGAAAACAAGATCGCGCAGATGTACTCGACCATCCAGACCAGCGCCAATCTGGGCATGCAGACCCTCGACCAGTGCCTGAAGGACATGCTTGCGGAAGGCACGATAACGCGCGAGGATGCCAGGCGTCGGGCCGTGAATGCCGACGCACTCTGA